The Fusarium oxysporum Fo47 chromosome II, complete sequence genome includes a region encoding these proteins:
- a CDS encoding uncharacterized protein (domain of unknown function-domain containing protein) translates to MQLNSTENSELKPICQIITPVGMLGYGFDEALTHYELSRLVPTGIPTAIILDSGSTDSGPQKLALGSMSCPRSAYAKDLDKLLRLVHTFRVPLIFGSAGGDGTDEHVKIMGEIIKEIAAEEENKDYAFNTISLFSNINKATILERLKQGRLTGCGHCVPPATEYEINESLRVVSQMGYEPFFDAMNANPDFNIIIGGRAYDPSPYVAFCVYQLTRQSNHLSTEELHSRLGGFYHMGKILECGGQCSFPKSHGAVATVYENGLFDVRPTDPESMCTPLSVAAHTLYENTRPDVLRGPGGSLHLDNSKYEQLSDGKSVRVSGSVYLSSEADGKPYQLKLEAARIVGYRSMFMGSITDRKKPLSPTYEIILTLIDILVSQIDKLLARVKVYVDQQHPEIAGQWNIGFHVYGKDQYTHAGPGQLFIVAEALAPTQQLANSIASKARVGMIHAPYPGQKATAGNFGFGLGGHMELELGPCAEFSLYHLMDLVPGEERLALGGDGSVLEGSLLRGTVSRIGKGVINGTNGHIAVPEVDNKPPQRASASPQRSPSPPNQAIQKSETLSDLCRIVRSKNAGPYEITIDAMFASKEAYEAVKSSDLLSASNVAKAIGISEEDIIWIGFFDPAISFKVTIPRVRSGKKKSAGGFMENDIHGSQEHMGLASLKLPEGFNF, encoded by the exons ATGCAACTCAACAGCACCGAAAACTCGGAACTTAAGCCGATATGCCAAATCATCACTCCAGTGGGGATGCTAGGCTACGGCTTCGACGAAGCCCTCACGCACTACGAACTCTCCCGCCTCGTACCAACCGGCATCCCAACAGCTATCATCTTAGATTCGGGCTCGACAGATAGCGGGCCGCAGAAACTGGCTCTGGGGTCTATGTCATGTCCGAGGTCGGCTTATGCGAAGGATCTTGACAAGTTACTTCGGCTTGTTCATACGTTTCGTGTCCCGTTGATATTTGGGtctgctggtggtgatgggACGGATGAGCACGTTAAGATCATGGGGGAGATTATTAAGGAGATTGCAGCGGAAGAGGAGAATAA GGACTATGCTTTCAATACGATATCGCTATTCTCTAATATCAACAAGGCAACGATCCTCGAACGCCTCAAACAAGGCCGTCTAACCGGCTGCGGCCACTGCGTCCCACCTGCAACAGAATACGAGATCAACGAGTCCCTCCGTGTCGTTTCTCAGATGGGCTACGAGCCCTTCTTTGATGCCATGAACGCCAATCCCGACTTCAACATCATAATCGGCGGGCGAGCCTACGATCCATCTCCATACGTCGCATTTTGCGTTTATCAACTCACACGCCAATCTAACCATCTCAGCACAGAAGAACTTCACTCTAGGCTTGGTGGGTTCTATCACATGGGTAAGATCCTGGAATGTGGAGGACAGTGTTCATTCCCGAAATCTCATGGTGCTGTTGCGACTGTTTATGAGAACGGTTTATTTGATGTTCGACCGACGGATCCTGAGTCCATGTGTACGCCTTTGTCTGTTGCTGCTCATACGCTGTATGAGAATACGAGACCGGATGTTCTACGAGGGCCAGGAGGGTCACTTCATCTTGACAACTCAAAGTATGAGCAGCTGTCTGACGGAAAGTCTGTGAGGGTGAGTGGCAGTGTTTATCTCTCGTCAGAAGCAGATGGCAAGCCTTATCAGCTCAAGCTGGAAGCTGCACGTATTGTTGGTTATCGCTCTATGTTCATGGGCAGTATCACAGACCGTAAAAAGCCCCTGTCTCCAACGTATGAAATCATTCTAACATTAATAGATATCCTCGTTTCCCAGATTGACAAACTATTGGCCCGCGTCAAGGTCTACGTTGACCAACAACATCCCGAGATCGCCGGTCAGTGGAACATTGGCTTCCATGTCTACGGCAAAGACCAGTACACGCATGCCGGACCAGGTCAACTCTTCATCGTTGCTGAAGCACTCGCGCCGACACAGCAGTTGGCTAACAGCATTGCCTCCAAGGCTCGAGTTGGAATGATT CATGCACCATATCCAGGGCAGAAAGCGACTGCAGGCAACTTTGGCTTCGGCCTTGGTGGCCATATGGAGTTGGAACTTGGTCCTTGTGCTGAGTTCTCTCTGTACCATCTCATGGACCTTGTGCCGGGCGAAGAGAGGTTGGCTCTGGGTGGTGATGGGTCTGTGCTCGAAGGCTCGTTGCTGAGAGGCACGGTCTCTCGAATTGGCAAAGGTGTCATAAATGGCACCAACGGGCACATTGCTGTGCCTGAGGTCGATAACAAGCCTCCTCAGCGGGCGAGCGCAAGTCCCCAGCGTTCGCCTAGTCCTCCGAATCAAGCTATCCAGAAATCTGAGACACTATCAGACTTGTGCCGCATTGTCCGATCCAAGAACGCTGGTCCATACGAGATCACGATAGATGCCATGTTCGCGTCCAAAGAAGCTTATGAAGCTGTCAAATCCTCCGATCTCCTGTCAGCCAGCAATGTTGCGAAAGCCATCGGCATCTCAGAGGAAGATATCATCTGGATTGGCTTCTTCGATCCTGCTATCTCTTTCAAGGTAACCATCCCCAGAGTCCGATCGGGGAAGAAGAAATCTGCCGGCGGGTTCATGGAAAACGACATCCATGGGTCGCAGGAGCACATGGGCCTTGCAAGCCTGAAGCTCCCTGAAGGATTCAACTTCTAG
- a CDS encoding and other transporter-domain-containing protein: protein MSYHDRKNSDPQEGSIAPSYHELETTRRWQTIPQEDEDITAYDPYTPQITRQDSINKQDPPPQQDDEEAQMPLRQALKKYPKIAGYCLAMTIPVIGWGYDLVIVGAVASVDTFKADYGSKIDGEMDIPGNWLSLWLGLPPAGAALGGLLGGWLQNRIGRKLTLLFGTIISVIAIACIFFSHMPEPLDMKRTVLTAGLTIQGFSVGVIKTTCVTWVSENTPTALRGSAMALFPVFTLLGQLIGLIVIKLINDIENSSGYLGAFGSQWILSLGPFILSIVMPESPAHLIRTGQEQRAIKSATRLFAPKVSPYGALERIRATIEEEKAITASVNYWSCLKGTNLRRTLIVVLASIMPALFGLELLSNASVFLTSMGMKSGYAIMFTLAGIVAGMLANGLGFWLLSRAGRRSLTLFSLASSTLLYGAMGVTGFWRSETLTWATGGIMTAVIVVCGMGAWPAGYAILGETSSLQLRSLTQGLAGIAEKGFSIMLAVVLPMLFSRDKAALGGKTGFLFCGLCLMKGRSAIEIDHMFEMKLPARRFKGFKMEAHEVQEASPLASHASFLFISRRRNSSRRAAAYGSMINRPG, encoded by the exons ATGAGTTATCACGACCGCAAAAACAGCGATCCCCAAGAGGGTAGTATCGCGCCAAGCTACCACGAGCTCgagacaacaagaagatggcagaCAATTCcacaagaagatgaagacatCACAGCTTACGATCCTTACACACCCCAAATCACACGTCAAGACTCAATCAACAAACAAGACCCGCCACCCCAacaagacgatgaagaagctcaaatgCCACTGCGCCAAGCACTAAAGAAATACCCCAAGATCGCAGGATACTGCCTCGCCATGACAATCCCCGTCATCGGCTGGGGCTACgatctcgtcatcgtcgGCGCCGTCGCAAGCGTCGATACCTTCAAAGCAGACTACGGATCAAAAATCGACGGCGAAATGGACATTCCCGGTAATTGGCTGTCTCTCTGGCTTGGTCTTCCTCCCGCCGGTGCAGCGCTTGGTGGTCTTTTGGGCGGATGGCTACAGAATCGCATTGGACGAAAACTCACGCTTCTGTTTGGAACAATCATCTCCGTTATTGCTATTGCTTGCATTTTCTTCTCGCATATGCCTGAGCCGCTTGATATGAAGCGCACGGTGCTCACTGCTGGTTTGACGATTCAGGGCTTTTCGGTCGGTGTTATCAAGACGACTTGTGTTACGTGGGTGTCGGAGAATACACCGACGGCGCTGCGTGGATCAGCGATGGCCTTGTTTCCGGTCTTCACATTGCTTGGTCAACTCATTGGTCTTATTGttatcaagctcatcaatgACATTGAGAACAGCAGTGGTTATCTTGGCGCTTTCGGATCACAGTGGATTCTCTCCCTCGGCCCTTTCATTCTTTCTATCGTCATGCCTGAAAGTCCTGCTCATTTGATCAGAACTGGTCAAGAACAGAGAGCGATCAAATCAGCCACCCGCCTGTTCGCGCCGAAGGTTAGCCCATATGGCGCACTTGAACGGATTAGAGCTACTatcgaggaagaaaaggCGATAACCGCGTCAGTAAACTACTGGTCTTGTCTCAAGGGCACGAACCTGCGGAGAACGCTCATTGTTGTACTGGCTTCCATCATGCCTGCCCTCTTCGGTCTTGAACTGCTCTCCAATGCCAGCGTGTTCTTGACATCTATGGGCATGAAGTCAGGATATGCTATCATGTTCACGCTCGCCGGTATAGTCGCTGGAATGCTCGCCAACGGTCTAGGTTTCTGGCTTCTTTCCCGCGCTGGTCGTCGCAGCTTGACCCTGTTCTCGTTGGCTTCTTCGACCCTCCTTTATGGAGCCATGGGTGTGACTGGTTTTTGGAGAAGTGAGACCCTCACTTGGGCAACTGGAGGAATCATGACAGCTGTCATTGTCGTCTGTGGTATGGGTGCATGGCCTGCTGGGTATGCCATTCTAGGAGAGACCAGTTCCCTTCAACTCCGATCTCTGACACAGGGTTTGGCTGGTATTGCTGAGAAGGGCTTTTCCATCATGCTGGCTGTTGTTCTACCCATGCTTTTCAGCAGGGATAAGGCCGCTCTTGGTGGAAAGACAGGTTTTCTGTTCTGTGGACTTTGCCTG ATGAAGGGAAGAAGTGCGATTGAGATTGATCACATGTTCGAAATGAAATTGCCGGCGAGAAGGTTCAAGGGCTTCAAAATGGAGGCGCATGAAGTGCAAGAGGCTTCCCCTCTCGCGTCACATGCTAGCTT CCTATTCATCTCTCGGCGCCGCAACTCTTCAAGACGCGCAGCAG CTTATGGATCCATGATAAATCGTCcgggttga
- a CDS encoding catalase P2 has product MNNPMSTLANGQPSENPGSVQQVRYGKSNGGLIVLSDTQTIEVLAHFARERIPERSVHAKAAGAFGEFEVLEDISHLTDADFLTGIGKKTKLLTRMSTVGGEKGSSDTVRDVRGWATKFYTEEGIQDFVFNDLPVFFIRDPIKFPSMNRSHKRHPQTNVPDNTMFWDFHLNNPEGIHALMHLFGQRGIPASLRNINGFSVHTYTLNKADGSYVYVKWHFRPDDGIKTMDADTAQRLAGSEPDYHVKDLFKAIEKGDFPSWGVYIQVMQPDEVKDAPIDVFDDTYTWPFEKYPLRLVGRMTLTKNLNNYFQDLEQACFSPSNMVPGIGPSADPVLQARMFSYPDAHRYRVGPNYFQLPCNKPINQVYAPYVRDGPGTINGNYGGDPDYVGSELRPVSTSKRVQVPTHEDWSGHVTAFATSITDKDFEQPRALWKIICKEPKGKEQFLHNILPTLSDIPDKMKEQVVEYFGRVDGDLKACLKEGLSK; this is encoded by the exons ATG AACAATCCCATGTCGACTCTTGCCAATG GGCAGCCGAGTGAGAACCCAGGTTCAGTCCAGCAAGTTCGCTATGGAAAAAGCAACGGAGGGCTCATCGTCTTGAGCGACACGCAAACCATTGAGGTACTCGCTCACTTTGCTCGTGAACGTATTCCGGAGAG GAGCGTACATGCAAAGGCCGCCGGAGCCTTTGGCGAATTCGAAGTCCTCGAAGATATCTCCCATCTCACCGACGCAGACTTCCTCACGGGCATCGGCAAAAAGACTAAACTACTCACACGAATGTCAACCGTCGGCGGAGAGAAAGGTTCAAGCGATACCGTCCGTGATGTTCGCGGCTGGGCTACCAAATTCTACACCGAAGAGGGTATCCAGGACTTTGTCTTCAACGATCTGCCCGTGTTCTTCATCCGAGATCCGATCAAGTTTCCGTCCATGAATCGCAGTCATAAAAGACACCCCCAGACTAATGTTCCTGATAACACCATGTTTTGGGACTTTCATCTGAACAACCCTGAGGGTATCCATGCTTTGATGCACCTCTTTGGACAGCGTGGTATTCCTGCGTCGTTGAGGAACATCAATGGCTTCAGTGTTCACACATATACCCTCAACAAGGCC GATGGTAGCTATGTCTATGTCAAATGGCACTTCCGCCCTGATGATGGAATCAAGACAATGGATGCAGACACTGCTCAGCGACTAGCAGGCTCAGAGCCAGACTACCACGTCAAAGACCTCTTCAAAGCTATCGAGAAAGGAGATTTCCCATCTTGGGGTGTTTACATCCAGGTTATGCAACCTGACGAGGTTAAGGATGCGCCGATTGATGTTTTTGACGACACATATACTTGGCCTTTTGAGAAGTATCCTCTCAGGCTTGTTGGTAGAATGACTCTTACTAAGAAT CTCAACAATTACTTCCAAGACTTAGAGCAGGCGTGCTTCTCACCTTCAAACATGGTTCCTGGCATTGGACCATCAGCGGATCCTG TACTACAAGCAAGAATGTTTAGCTACCCAGATGCTCATCGCTACCG AGTCGGGCCCAATTACTTCCAACTCCCCTGTAACAAACCCATTAACCAAGTTTACGCCCCATACGTCCGCGACGGCCCAGGCACGATTAATGGTAACTACGGAGGCGACCCAGACTATGTCGGCTCGGAGCTTCGCCCCGTCAGTACGAGCAAACGTGTCCAAGTGCCTACCCACGAGGATTGGTCTGGCCATGTCACCGCTTTCGCAACTTCCATCACCGATAAGGACTTTGAACAGCCCAGAGCGCTGTGGAAGATCATCTGCAAAGAGCCAAAGGGCAAAGAGCAGTTCTTGCATAATATTCTCCCAACGCTGAGCGATATCCCTGATAAGATGAAAGAGCAGGTTGTTG AGTATTTCGGGCGCGTTGACGGGGATCTGAAAGCTTGTCTAAAAGAGGGTCTTAGCAAGTGA
- a CDS encoding Oxidoreductase, molybdopterin-binding domain-containing protein, translated as MKTTNRPDEWKIEQGLSGAVLPVLDQTGPKTKALDPQVFGDLTKDEEAIKSVGDRKKLFTRERKGWVGFVEWENYPDKKAAAHKILTSQTFPPNPEFQLGPIPGTNPVLPGTHWKMWHHAIGGELTSVPEDSWATVLKEKHPDMLHLLQFPYNGEPPKRLVTDKEFTPNSLHFVRNHGGIPIINKEDFSFLMDGLVANPKSFTLDELMDESKFPRMTKNVTIQCSGTRRIEQILKYPGQGDEVPQAPWAEGAIGTANYVGISLKKVIKACGGLIDGAKHLEFYGADTYFKDDKTMNYLVSVPWSKVKANEVMLAWEMNGEELPKIHGYPLRIVVFGYIGARSVKWLYRIKAIKEPSRAPVQSQEYLYFPQQVGKHNFKMTDGIQIQEMPVSSAIMSPWTKQVVIHNGKIRCKGWAYSGGGRWPERVELSNDGGFNWYTVPLEKLSKKRKWTWRTWEFELPCDVEGWVEIVCRCWDNSLNTQPPDVRTSWNWGLHVTSSCHRISIYSVNKTKERTKARLDEFEKKGIPFGPITVPLAFPSQSWDDYDKFWKEHDPRDAYDE; from the exons ATGAAGACTACCAATCGTCCTGATGAATGGAAGATCGAGCAAGGTCTCTCCGGCGCGGTTCTGCCTGTACTGGACCAAACTGGACCAAAGACCAAGGCTCTAGATCCTCAAGTCTTTGGGGATCTCaccaaagatgaagaagctatCAAGTCGGTCGGTGACCGTAAAAAGCTCTTCACTCGTGAACGCAAGGGTTGGGTTGG CTTTGTTGAGTGGGAGAATTACCCTGACAAGAAAGCTGCTGCGCACAAGATCCTGACGTCACAGACGTTCCCACCCAACCCTGAGTTCCAACTTGGTCCTATTCCGGGAACTAACCCTGTTCTTCCTGGTACACATTGGAAGATGTGGCATCATGCCATCGGCGGTGAACTCACCAGCGTGCCTGAAGACTCATGGGCTACTGTTCTCAAAGAGAAGCACCCTGATATGCTGCACCTATTGCAATTCCCTTATAACGGCGAGCCACCCAAGCGCTTAGTCACTGACAAGGAATTCACCCCCAATTCCCTTCACTTTGTGAGAAACCACGGTGGAAttcccatcatcaacaaagaagACTTCAGCTTCCTCATGGATGGTCTCGTTGCAAACCCCAAGTCCTTCACCTTGGATGAACTCATGGATGAGTCAAAGTTCCCTCGTATGACAAAGAACGTCACGATCCAGTGCTCTGGAACTCGTCGTATTGAGCAGATTCTCAAATACCCCGGCCAGGGCGACGAGGTTCCCCAAGCACCTTGGGCCGAAGGAGCAATCGGCACTGCGAACTACGTTGGTATCAGCCTCAAGAAGGTTATCAAGGCTTGTGGTGGCTTGATCGATGGCGCTAAGCACCTGGAGTTCTACGGTGCTGATACCTACTTCAAGGATGATAAGACGATGAATTATCTCGTCAGTGTTCCTTGgtccaaggtcaaggcaaATGAAGTCATGCTAGCCTGGGAGATGAACGGTGAAGAACTTCCCAAGATCCACGGGTATCCTCTTCGAATCGTGGTGTTTGGTTACATCGGCGCTCGAAGTGTCAAGTGGCTATACCGCATCAAGGCTATCAAAGAGCCTTCAAGAGCTCCTGTTCAAAGCCAGGAATATCTCTACTTCCCCCAGCAAGTCGGCAAGCACAACTTCAAAATGACAGATGGCATTCAGATCCAGGAGATGCCTGTCAGCTCTGCCATCATGTCACCCTGGACAAAGCAAGTTGTCATCCACAACGGCAAAATTCGTTGCAAGGGCTGGGCTTACTCTGGTGGCGGACGTTGGCCCGAGCGTGTTGAACTCTCCAACGATGGTGGCTTCAACTGGTATACCGTGCCGCTTGAAAAACTCTCCAAGAAGCGTAAGTGGACTTGGCGTACCTGGGAGTTTGAGCTGCCATGTGATGTCGAAGGCTGGGTTGAGATTGTTTGTCGCTGCTGGGATAACTCTCTAAACACTCAGCCGCCTGATGTCCGAACATCTTGGAACTGGGGTCTTCACGTTACTAGCTCGTGCCATAGAATCTCTATTTACAGCGTCAACAAGACGAAGGAGAGGACTAAGGCCCGcttggatgagtttgagaagaagggtatTCCATTTGGTCCGATCACTGTTCCATTGGCATTCCCTTCTCAGAGTTGGGATGATTACGATAAGTTCTGGAAGGAGCATGATCCCCGTGATGCGTACGATGAGTAA
- a CDS encoding S-adenosyl-L-methionine-dependent methyltransferase, giving the protein MSKAQQPSDPTFRAYSAQQGATYAEHRRNYNPKLYDAIISFHKEGSGQFDALIDVGCGPGTATRSLAPHFKTAYGLDPSEGMISTARSITTLENVKFEVSSAESLGSELANPIPDGNVDVITGATCAHWFDMPRFWEQAAKTLRPGGTVALWTAASVRVDPSMPAHEAVQGVIDDLDNLVEDYMLPGNLMVRDLYRGLPLPWTLDPPVSTFDQDSFVRKEWCTGPDSETMFFEHSPPVNLDMVEMVLGTASPVTRWREAHPEAVGTENDVVRQIRRRIEKILGDAGVEKGKEMLTGDMTGVLLLVRKRGD; this is encoded by the coding sequence ATGAGCAAGGCTCAACAGCCGTCAGACCCGACTTTCCGAGCGTACAGCGCCCAGCAAGGCGCAACGTATGCTGAACATCGTCGGAACTATAATCCCAAGCTATACGATGCAATAATTAGCTTTCATAAAGAGGGGTCTGGCCAGTTTGATGCCCTCATCGATGTTGGCTGCGGACCAGGAACAGCAACTCGCAGCCTTGCCCCTCACTTCAAGACTGCCTATGGACTTGACCCCTCGGAGGGAATGATTAGCACTGCGCGATCTATCACCACGCTCGAAAATGTTAAGTTCGAGGTCTCCTCAGCTGAGTCTCTGGGATCTGAACTTGCCAACCCCATTCCTGATGGCAACGTCGACGTGATCACTGGAGCCACTTGTGCCCATTGGTTTGACATGCCGCGATTTTGGGAGCAAGCTGCCAAGACACTCAGACCTGGAGGCACAGTGGCTCTGTGGACAGCTGCTAGTGTCCGAGTCGATCCGTCGATGCCCGCTCATGAAGCCGTACAGGGAGTTATCGACGATCTTGATAACTTGGTTGAAGACTATATGCTGCCCGGTAACCTGATGGTCCGTGATCTATACCGTGGTCTACCGTTGCCTTGGACTCTTGATCCCCCTGTTTCAACATTTGATCAAGACTCATTCGTGCGCAAAGAATGGTGTACCGGACCAGATTCTGAGACAATGTTCTTTGAGCATTCGCCGCCAGTTAATTTGGATATGGTGGAGATGGTTCTTGGAACCGCTAGTCCTGTTACCAGATGGAGGGAGGCTCATCCTGAAGCTGTCGGAACGGAGAATGACGTTGTTCGTCAAATCAGAAGAAGAATTGAGAAGATCCTCGGAGACGCAGGCGTGGAGAAAGGCAAGGAGATGCTTACGGGCGACATGACTGGTGTCTTGTTGCTTGTTAGGAAGAGGGGCGACTAG
- a CDS encoding voltage-dependent anion channel-domain-containing protein: MDRLRDLEVPWTDSNTPTRRNSVDLSIPSPPAEHDPKAFLNHHTAKSAAKTDPSQLEKGSQDDSIDEEPSQQQLSLRQRLHHFTWAWFTLPMSAGGLALLIHVQPHQFPGLRIIGTVLYSINLLIFTLCCVGMICRFLFNPGDLTKSVTHHREAFLFPTFFLAIASLITSTQRYVIPKDDPSYVWATETIFWIYVVVTFILAVWQYSYLFAGHSFNLQTMMPGWLLPIFPVMLAGTVATVILDTQSHINPLPIIFAGLTCQGLGFCVSMMMYAHMIGRLMQSGLPNREHRTGLFMNVGPPAFTALALIGMANALPKTISGADNLALNVDTVRTVALLCAVFLWALSMWWFLIAVVAVVSSPPKFFHLGWWPMVFPNTGFTLATVSIGNEFKCEGILWAASGMTIILVITFLIVFSFNMRAVFVRDIMYPGKDEDADDH, encoded by the coding sequence ATGGATCGCCTTCGAGATCTTGAAGTCCCTTGGACGGACTCAAATACCCCCACGCGCCGAAATTCGGTCGATTTATCTATTCCTTCGCCACCGGCTGAACACGACCCCAAGGCATTTCTGAATCATCATACAGCGAAGTCGGCAGCGAAAACTGATCCCTCACAACTTGAGAAGGGCAGTCAAGATGACAGTATCGACGAAGAGCCTTCACAACAACAATTGTCCCTCAGACAACGCTTGCATCATTTTACGTGGGCATGGTTTACACTACCCATGAGTGCAGGCGGTTTGGCATTGCTCATTCACGTACAGCCTCATCAATTCCCCGGTTTGAGAATCATCGGTACTGTGCTGTACAGCAtcaatcttctcatcttTACGCTGTGCTGTGTTGGTATGATATGTCGCTTCTTGTTCAACCCCGGCGACTTGACAAAATCTGTCACGCATCATCGAGAGGCGTTCCTCTTCCCAACTTTCTTCCTGGCTATTGCTTCGCTCATCACCAGCACCCAGCGATATGTCATTCCCAAAGACGACCCCTCATATGTTTGGGCAACTGAGACCATCTTTTGGATCTACGTCGTTGTCACATTCATCCTAGCTGTCTGGCAGTACTCGTACCTCTTTGCAGGACATAGCTTCAACTTGCAAACAATGATGCCAGGTTGGTTGCTGCCTATTTTCCCAGTCATGTTGGCTGGCACTGTCGCAACTGTCATCTTGGATACACAGAGCCATATTAACCCTCTTCCGATCATCTTCGCTGGCCTGACATGTCAAGGCCTGGGCTTCTGTGTCTCCATGATGATGTACGCTCACATGATCGGTCGACTCATGCAATCCGGTCTTCCCAATCGAGAACACCGAACTGGACTCTTCATGAATGTCGGCCCGCCAGCCTTTACAGCCTTGGCCCTTATCGGAATGGCCAATGCACTCCCCAAGACCATCTCTGGAGCTGACAACCTTGCTCTCAACGTCGACACCGTCCGCACAGTAGCTCTCCTCTGTGCAGTATTTCTCTGGGCGCTGAGCATGTGGTGGTTCCTTATCGCTGTCGTCGCAGTCGTCTCATCCCCACCAAAATTCTTCCATCTTGGCTGGTGGCCAATGGTCTTCCCCAACACCGGCTTCACGCTTGCTACTGTCTCCATTGGCAACGAGTTCAAGTGCGAAGGCATTCTCTGGGCTGCGAGCGGCATGACTATTATCCTTGTCATCACATTTCTAATTGTCTTCTCATTTAACATGAGAGCTGTTTTTGTACGCGATATCATGTATCCCGGAAAGGACGAGGATGCAGATGATCACTAG
- a CDS encoding PLAC8 family-domain-containing protein, whose translation MSTPAQTNAHNNGPIDHNDLNEWKDRFNDVLARPSEHVNSKSPESSQPWQNSFFGCFSPISLCAITCCVPCVTFGKTHHRLRKNGNLQGYEPINTSCLLFWGSTCFGLHWIPLALQRANLREKYNLQGSCLVDLATACCCGCCDLIQQDKEAEYREAHTSAPAEGYKANEGMTVPA comes from the exons ATGTCTACCCCAGCTCAGACAAACGCTCATAACAACGGTCCTATTGACCATAACGACCTGAACGAGTGGAAGGACCGCTTCAACGATGTCCTCGCCCGTCCCAGCGAGCATGTCAACTCCAAGTCGCCCGagtcttctcagccttggcagaACAGCTTCTTCGGTTGCTTTAGCCCCATCAGCCTTTGCGCCATCACCTGCTGCGTTCCTTGCGTGACCTTTGGCAAGACACATCACCGTCTCCGAAAGAACGGCAACCTTCAAGGATACGAGCCCATCAACACCTCT TGCCTGCTCTTCTGGGGTTCTACCTGCTTCGGTCTTCACTGGATCCCTCTCGCTCTCCAGCGCGCCAACCTCCGTGAGAAGTATAACCTCCAGGGCAGCTGTCTCGTCGACCTCGCCACTGCATGCTGCTGTGGTTGCTGCGATCTCATCCAGCAGGACAAGGAGGCCGAATATCGTGAGGCTCACACATCTGCTCCTGCCGAGGGCTACAAGGCCAACGAGGGCATGACTGTCCCCGCCTAA
- a CDS encoding concanavalin A-like lectin/glucanase domain-containing protein — MPWKDHLKRLKNEFENLVGEPQAQNQQHPPPPGPPPPQQPIGGQQPGHVYWQPQFRPDVPVTQEWDAKIGNGPDGWGNQELQYYTADQQNAFHTPDGKLVLRAVASNSSEDHEKRYTSARLVSRQTLSRDQGVLTAWITSPCATGIWPAFWLLPQEPFSWPTDGEVDIAETWNGDLENHSCLHWGHHHEPHKHRVLGTKIPDMQHRPVRYDFAWLQSGGQPGQGRMIWYIDGRPVMKGDIPEGTRPMREMTILLNVAMGGNVCGGKTPADGYYDMVVHSLYMGSEPEYGGWHRFENDWAASPMGNTY; from the exons ATGCCGTGGAAAGACCATCTAAAGCGTCTCAAGAATGAGTTCGAAAATCTAGTCGGTGAACCGCAAGCTCAGAATCAACAACATCCCCCACCGCCTGgacctcctccacctcagcAACCCATCGGCGGCCAGCAGCCAGGCCACGTCTACTGGCAACCTCAATTCCGGCCTGATGTCCCCGTCACCCAAGAGTGGGATGCAAAGATCGGAAACGGCCCGGATGGCTGGGGTAATCAGGAATTACAGTACTACACCGCCGATCAACAAAATGCCTTCCA CACTCCTGATGGGAAATTGGTACTGAGAGCTGTTGCGAGTAATTCTTCTGAGGACCATGAGAAGCGGTATACTTCTGCTCGCTTGGTGAGTCGGCAGACCCTCTCTAGGGATCAGGGCGTCCTCACCGCCTGGATTACTTCACCCTGTGCGACGGGTATCTGGCCTGCATTCTGGCTTCTTCCCCAGGAGCCTTTTTCGTGGCCTACAGATGGTGAGGTGGACATTGCGGAGACGTGGAATGGAGATCTTGAGAATCATTCTTGTCTGCACTGGGGTCACCACCATGAACCTCACAAACATCGTGTTCTCGGCACTAAAATCCCTGACATGCAGCATCGCCCGGTTAGGTATGACTTTGCATGGCTCCAGTCAGGTGGACAGCCTGGTCAGGGTAGAATGATCTGGTATATTGATGGTAGACCTGTTATGAAGGGAGATATCCCCGAAGGTACAAGGCCAATGAGGGAGATGACTATTCTTCTCAACGTTGCTATGGGAGGTAATGTTTGCGGCGGTAAGACCCCTGCAGATGGATATTACGATATGGTCGTGCATAGTCTGTATATGGGAAGCGAGCCGGAATATGGTGGTTGGCATCGATTCGAGAATGATTGGGCTGCGTCGCCGATGGGAAATACCTACTGA